In one Plasmodium falciparum 3D7 genome assembly, chromosome: 14 genomic region, the following are encoded:
- a CDS encoding serine/threonine protein phosphatase 7: MENYNIEDVVMIYGHKAIIESIQNVENVKSEIQPNKIYVGKYVNKKGYSDGTYRKKKIYTPQNDELVILCSYNSIKPYNEEESACTMIQKMFRGYQGRKSFHSFVCCTVWRKFDHIHEYITLNNHDEIYKPLIKTIKRDIKKGIIQFPSKCFSSNSNQFSRVSTTSYESSNYNENVPRLKDKIDRTFATEMFHFFLTSKEIILPYNLVHKVLIKTKKMLEENIKSSVINLDMSKKSKDTKLIILGDVHGQLHDVLWLFNRFGIPSSTNIYIFNGDIADRGENATEIFILLFIFKLSCNDSVIINRGNHECSYMNEVYGFYNEVLSKYDNTIFDLFQNIFELLGLAVNVQNQIFVVHGGLSRYQDITLKEIDELDRKKQEILHPEQYEDIVIFDLLWSDPQKKEGIGGNARGNNCITFGPDVTEMFLKNNNLDILIRSHQVPKTLKGIESHHEGKCITLFSASNYCNKIKNLGAAIIFNQDLTFEVQEYMSPSLEVIRETFEENQKLREKVLHCSKIVELEKNEQKNNNKLSTEGLMNDIINCLSTIICNEKNSLWNNLYKQDKDKKGVVHINIWKEELGKLSKAKKVPWIYLCRKLKMIEDYHVNYNNILSRFKINYAPNEKFLNTEWKNECFEHLYEALLKADLSLRETLMVFDKNLDGKVSFAEFEQVLRDLNIDLSNEQIRILVRLINSNSLCNNTNLQENDKIDVAEFIGKMRVCYRLSINKDYVNNEKIQKLIETIGKHILSDSADTANYHYKFYEENNERHNSERRKRSSVIKSVALFQKFKNYDNFGNGYLDYNDFVKAIKNFDMNKISKEVEFEVDDDILMELAKSIDITKSSKINFLEFLQAFYVVNKSKYSYVDEIWCHICTVIYENKVALKKCMKYLEDTMQGKITSIHFRYILLELNKILQEHNFEMNKPLTDEQIDLLAYTVETDDKVDYVEFFNSFKPTYIYSNN, encoded by the exons ATGGAAAATTACAACATTGAAGATGTTGTTATGATATATGGTCATAAAGCAATAATCGAAAGTATTCAAAATGTTGAAAATGTAAAATCTGAAATACAaccaaataaaatatatgtaggaaaatatgtaaataaaaaaggttATTCTGATGGGACTtatagaaagaaaaaaatatatacacctCAAAATGATGAACTGGTTATACTTTGTTCTTATAATTCTATTAAACCATATAAtg aGGAAGAAAGCGCCTGTACTATGATTCAGAAAATGTTCAGAGGATATCAAGGAAGAAAAAGTTTTCATTCTTTTGTTTGTTGCACCGTGTGGAGAAAATTCGATCACATACACGAATATATAACCCTTAATAATCATGA TGAAATTTATAAACccttaataaaaacaataaaaagaGATATCAAAAAAGGTATAATTCAATTCCCATCAAAATGTTTCTCCAGCAATTCAAATCAATTCTCTCGAGTTTCTACAACATCTTATGAG tcTTCTAATTATAACGAAAACGTGCCAAGATTAAAAGACAAAATTGATCGCACTTTTGCTACAGAaatgtttcattttttcttaacATCCAaagaa ATAATATTACCATACAACTTGGTTCACAAAGTTTTgatcaaaacaaaaaaaatgctcgaggaaaatataaaaagctCCGTTATAAATTTGGACATGTCCAAAAAGTCCAAAGATACCAAATtaatt ATATTAGGAGATGTCCATGGGCAACTTCATGATGTTCTATGGTTGTTCAATAGATTTGGAATACCATCATCCACAAATAT atatatttttaatggaGATATAGCAGATAGAGGAGAAAATGCAAcggaaatatttattttgttatttatttttaaattaagtTGTAACGATAGTGTTATAATTAATAGGGGTAACCACGAATGTTCTTATATGAACGAGGTTTACGGATTTTACAACGAag TTCTTTCAAAATATGATAACACAATTTTTGATCtctttcaaaatatatttgagcTACTAGGACTAGCCGTTAATGTACAAA aTCAAATATTTGTTGTTCACGGAGGTCTATCTAGATATCAAGATATAACATTGAAAGAAATCGACGAACTCGATAGAAAGAAACAGGAAATTCTTCATCCAGAACAATATGAAGATATAGTAATTTTTGATCTGTTATGGTCCGATcctcaaaaaaaagaaggaatAGGAGGAAATGCACGAGGGAATAATTGTATTACTTTCGGGCCTGATGTAACAgaaatgtttttaaaaaataataatttagataTTTTGATAAGATCGCACCAAGTACCTAAAACTTTAAAAGGTATTGAAAGTCATCATGAAGGGAAATGTATAACTCTTTTTTCTGCTTCAAATTAttgtaacaaaataaaaaatctaGGAGCTgctattatatttaatcaaGACCTTACTTTTGAAGTGCAAGAATATATGTCTCCTTCCCTTGAAGTTATAAGAGAGACGTTTGAAGAAAACCAAAAATTAAGAGAAAAAGTTCTGCACTGTTCAAAAATAGTGGAActagaaaaaaat gaacaaaaaaacaataacAAATTGTCTACAGAAGGGCTTATGAATGATATCATAAATTGTCTAAGTACCATAATATGTAACGAAAAAAATTCCTTATGGAACAATTTATACAAACAAGATAAAGACAAAAAAGGAGTAGTCCACATAAACATATGgaa gGAAGAATTAGGAAAGTTGAGCAAGGCGAAAAAGGTACCATGGATATATCTGTGTaggaaattaaaaatgattgAGGATTATCATgtgaattataataatattttaagcagatttaaaataaattatgcaCCAAATGAAAAATTCTTAAACACAGAATGGAAAAATGAATGTTTTGAACATTTATATGAAGCTTTATTAAAAGCTGATTTAAGTTTAAGAGAGACGCTTATGGTGTTTGATAAAAATTTAGATGGAAAAGTATCCTTTGCTGAATTTGAGCAGGTTTTACGGGATTTAAATAtag ATTTATCCAATGAACAAATAAGGATATTAGTCAGATTGATAAATAGCAATTCCTTATGTAATAACACAAATTTACAAGAGAATGATAAAATCGATGTTGCCGAATTTATCGGTAAAATGCGTGTATGTTATCGTTTGTCAATAAATAAGGATTATGTAAACaatgaaaaaatacaaaaactAATCGAAACGATAGGGAAACATATTTTATCAGATAGTGCAGATACAgctaattatcattataaattttatgaagaaaataatgaaagaCATAATTCTGAGAGAAGAAAACGATCTAGTGTAATCAAGTCGGTTGCTTTGTTTCAGAAATTTAAAAACTATGACAACTTTGGAAATg gCTATTTGGATTATAACGATTTTGTCAAGGCAATTAAAAATTTCGACatgaataaaataagtaAAGAAGTAGAATTTGAAGTTGACGACGATATTCTTATGGAA CTAGCCAAATCGATAGACATAACAAAATCATCCAAGATAAATTTCTTGGAGTTTTTACAAGCATTTTATGTAGTTAATAAGAGTAAATATTCTTACGTCGACGAG atatGGTGTCACATATGTACGGTAATATATGAGAATAAGGTTGCCTTAAAAAAATGCATGAAATATTTAGAAGATACAATGCAGGGGAAAATAACAAGTATACATTTTAGATATATACTATTGGAATTGAATAAAATTTTACAAGAGCATAATTTTGAAAT GAACAAGCCTTTAACAGATGAACAAATTGATTTATTAGCTTATACCGTTGAAACAGATGATAAAGTGGATTATGTTGAATTCTTCAACTCTTTCAAgcctacatatatatattcaaataattaA
- a CDS encoding peptidyl-prolyl cis-trans isomerase gives MSEVYSIEPKTHGKVIIYTSLGELEIHLFSNECPEACRNFIQHCLNNYYNKNEFFRVIPRFLIQTGDHTNTGLHNEYAFSSPFKNEYNSRLKFLYTGCLSFANLNIDKPSNGSQFFITLDKAEYLNNKNTLFGKVAKHSIYNLLKFNNIKTNKHDKPIEDIPYIEYVKIIENPFHHLVPSINYEYNTKNQNVKDKNEYLNKTKKKKEQNLLSFDYDQEISDDSETFFRGDKDQTVKQKNVSSYDKFGNVEDNKGEDDKGEDDKGEDNKGEDNKGEDNKGEDDKGEDIKGEDIKGEDIKRDEKNNKTTEDKINTLKKRTCDIENSNRKKNKTSSSIKDIINMDEEYLKNMKKYNKMSKKEREKLSLKKLQDFDNRLKDLFSRENNEESTKHNWLNKSGLKFHIDSSNAYEYEDVKKNMVDTMEREKKNSYHSKYKTEKYLKQKNEFK, from the exons ATGTCAGAAGTGTATAGCATCGAACCAAAAACACATGGTAAGgtaataatttatacaaGTTTAGGAGAACTAGAGATTCATTTATTTAGTAATGAATGCCCAGAAGCATGTAGAAATTTCATTCAACAttgtttaaataattattataacaagAATGAATTTTTCAGAGTAATTCCTAGATTTTTAATACAAACGGGGGACCACACAAATACAGGATTGC ATAATGAGTATGCCTTTAGTAGTCCCttcaaaaatgaatataacagtagattaaaatttttatacacAGGATGTTTATCTTTTGCAAACCTCAATATTGACAAACCTTCGAATGGAAGTCAATTTTTTATCACATTAGATAAAGcagaatatttaaataataagaacaCGTTATTTGGAAAAGTAGCTAAACAtagtatttataatttattaaaatttaataatataaaaaccaATAAACATGATAAACCAATTGAAGATATTCCATATATCGAATATGTGAAAATTATTGAAAATCCATTTCATCATTTAGTACCAAGTattaattatgaatataatacaaagaatcaaaatgtaaaagataaaaatgaatatttaaataaaacaaaaaaaaaaaaagaacaaaaccTTTTATCCTTTGATTATGATCAGGAAATAAGTGATGATTCGGAAACATTCTTCAGAGGAGATAAAGATCAAACggttaaacaaaaaaatgtgtCATCGTATGATAAATTTGGAAATGTAGAAGATAATAAAGGAGAAGATGATAAAGGAGAAGATGATAAAGGAGAAGATAATAAAGGAGAAGATAATAAAGGAGAAGATAATAAAGGAGAAGATGATAAAGGAGAAGATATTAAAGGGGAAGATATTAAAGGAGAAGATATTAAAAgggatgaaaaaaataataaaacaactGAAGACAAAATAAACACCTTAAAAAAGAGAACGTGTGATATAGAAAATTcaaataggaaaaaaaataaaacatcaTCATCCATAAaggatataattaatatg gaTGAAGAGTATTtaaagaatatgaaaaagtATAACAAGATGTCTAAAAAGGAGAGAGAAAAATTG tcTTTGAAAAAACTGCAAGATTTTGATAATCGCTTGAAGGACCTGTTCTCAAGAG aaaaCAATGAAGAATCTACAAAGCATAATTGGTTGAATAAAAGTGGATTAAAATTTCATATTGACTCATCTaat GCATATGAGTATGAGGATGTTAAGAAAAAC ATGGTAGATACTATGGAGcgcgaaaaaaaaaatagttatCATTCCAAATATAAAACAGAG aagtatttaaaacaaaagaatgaattcaaataa